In Indicator indicator isolate 239-I01 chromosome 16, UM_Iind_1.1, whole genome shotgun sequence, one genomic interval encodes:
- the USP50 gene encoding inactive ubiquitin carboxyl-terminal hydrolase 50 gives MPSTKRILVVDVFKVKHLSGSRLAVSQQKTAESTYLLYLIDTDLRHEHNSCLNGVLLFDRERWKYDSICFESLKYSCKQLMEEVKSQDPGLTGLVNLGNTCYMNAVLQCLCSMPPLVEYFLSGKHKVALQEDTNDSAAAFSWLISSMWLGDCDCVSLDSFHSVLEKRYPTFTKQTQQDAQEFLICVLNELHEALKNSSRIKHVPDAQRSRGRASETSIITELFEGQLSYAITCLECRTTIRRPESFTVLSLPIPSKSSCSLQDCLECFFQQDTLTSNNQIHCSLCGTKRDAVVETTITKAPQIIIFHLKRFEWQGKRRRKLATDIHYPLSNLDLSPYRAPHCCVDAEYSLYAVVVSFSSLFICNSLPYTADEEEGLNFLHIICSSVVIM, from the exons ATGCCTTCAACCAAAAGGATTTTGGTAGTTGATGTTTTTAAGGTAAAGCATTTGTCTGGCAGCCGTCTCGCTGTCAgtcagcagaagacagcagaaaGCACCTACCTCT TGTATCTTATAGATACAGACCTAAGGCACGAACACAATAGCTGTTTAAATGGTGTTTTATTGTTTGACAGGGAAAG GTGGAAGTATGACTCCATTTGCTTTGAAAGCTTGAAGTATTCCTGCAAGCAACTGATGGAGGAGGTGAAAAGCCAAGATCCAGGGCTCACTGGCCTGGTCAATCTGGGCAACACGTGCTACATGAATGCGGTTTTGCAGTGCCTCTGCAGCATGCCACCACTCGTGGAATATTTCCTCTCAGGAAAGCACAAAGTAGCCCTACAGGA ggaTACCAATGATTCTGCAGCTGCCTTTAGCTGGTTGATATCCAGTATGTGGCTTGGAGACTGTGACTGTGTTTCCTTGGATAGTTTCCATTCAGTCCTTGAGAAGCGGTACCCAACTTTTACCAAGCAGACTCAGCAGGATGCACAGGAGTTTCTGATCTGTGTGCTGAATGAGCTCCATGAGGCTCTCAAGAAT TCAAGCAGAATAAAACATGTCCCTGATGCACAAAGAAGCAGAGGCCGTGCCAGCGAAACATCAATTATCACAGAGCTGTTCGAGGGACAGCTCAGTTACGCCATCACGTGCCTGGAATGCAGGACCACCATCCGCAGACCTGAGAGCTTCACTGTTCTCTCCCTGCCCATTCCTTCTAAGAGCAGCTGCTCTCTCCAG gACTGTCTTGAATGCTTCTTTCAGCAAGACACGCTGACTTCCAACAACCAGATCCACTGTTCCTTGTGTGGAACAAAACGAGATGCTGTAGTTGAGACCACCATAACCAAGGCACCGCAGATCATTATTTTTCACCTGAAGAG GTTTGAATGGCAAggcaagaggagaaggaaacttGCAACTGACATCCATTATCCCCTCAGCAATCTGGATCTTTCTCCCTACAGAGCCCCACATTGCTGTGTGGATGCAGAGTATAGCTTGTATGCTGTAGTGGTgagcttttcctctctttttatttgTAATTCCCTGCCTTATACAGCAGATGAAGAAGAAGGTTTGAACTTTTTACATATAATTTGTAGTAGTGTAGTAATAATGTAA